Genomic DNA from Alphaproteobacteria bacterium PA2:
GCGGCGGATGATGTACTTCTCCATCTGGCGCTTCAGGCGCTCCTGATCGCCTTCCAGGGTGCGGCGGACCGCCGGGGTGGCGGTCAGGGCGATGGCGATGCAGTTGGCGGTGATCTGGTGGCGGCCCACGGTGCGGGCCACCGAGCGCATGAAGCCCGCGGCCCCGGCCTTGGAGGCGGCGTAGATCTCCATGCTGGCGTCCCCCCACCGTCCGGCGTCGGAAATGATGGTAATGATCCGGCCGGGCGCCTGGCGCTCGATCATGCCGGGAATGACCGCCGCCGTGCAGTTCATCACCCCATAGAAATTGACGCCGATGAAGCTCTGCCAGACATCGGGTCCGGTTTCCCAGAAGGGCTTGGCCAGTTCCGGCGAGGGATTGGCCCCCGCATTTCCGGCATTGTTGACCAGCACGCCGATAGGCCCCAGGGCGGCCCGGCCCTGGGCCACCATGTCCTTCACGTTGGCCAGGTCGGAAACGTCGGCCTGGATGGCCACGGCCTTGCCCCCGGCGGCGCGGATTTCCTCGGCCACGGCCTCGGCGCGCTCCAGCACATAGTCATTGACCACCACGCCGCCGCTATTCAGGGCCGCGCTCAGCTGCAGGGCCGTCTGACGCCCCACCCCCTGACCGCCGCCGGTCACCAGGGCCACGCGCCCGCCAAGGTCCAGAATGTCCGTCATGTTTCCTCTCCCGTTTTGAGCGCCTCTTTGGGGCTTGAGGAAATCAACGCCGGGCGGGGGGAAGTTGCAAGGGGGCTGGGCCAGAGCCGCACTCAGGCGACGCAGAATTGTCGTCTGTCGTCGGTATTCATTGACCGCCGCGGTCAGGGTCACCACTAATCAGGCCGAGGGCAGGATTTCACACCACACACGGAGGCGACGATGGGCATTTTCAGCTCGATCATGAACAAGATTTTCCACCACAAGGATGAGGCCAAGGCCGCCCCGGCGGCGCCGGTCGCTGAGGCGGCTCCGGTGGCTGCGGCCCCAGCACCGCCCCCCGCGCCGGTGGACGTGGAAGCCGTTCTGACGGCCCTGTCCGCCAGCAAGGGCGGCGGCCTCAACTGGCAGACCTCGATCGTCGACCTGCTGAAGCTGCTCGACCTCGACTCCAGCCTCTCGGCCCGCAAGGAACTGGGTGATGAGCTGAACATCCAGGTGGGCGCTGACGGTTCCGCAGAGCAGAACATCGCCCTGCACAAGGCCGTCATGCAGAAGCTGGCCGAAAACGGCGGCGTGGTTCCAGACAGCCTCAAGGGCTGATGGCCGGCCTCAAGGACAAGCGCGGCTTCATCGACAAGGACCGCCTGGATCTCTCCGAGCGCCAGGCGGTCGAATACTGGATGAAGCGCTGGGGCGTGACCCGCGACCAGCTGACCACGGCCCACCGCAAGGTGGGCCGGATGGTGAAGGATATTGCCGCGGAGCTGGGCAAGAAGCGGTGAGGGGGTTTGTCGGTGGGCCGGGCTTGATCATTCCGGGCCCGGGCGTGAACATCCTCACAAACGGGCTGCGAGGCTTTCGTGCCCAGCCACCCCAACTCCGTAACTCCAGAGAGAGGACGTGAAATGGCCTATATCGATGGTTTCGTGATCGCGGTGCCGACCGCCAACAAACAGAAGTTCATTGACCATGCGGCGATGGCGGACCCCATGTTCATCGAGATGGGTGCGACACAGGTTGTTGAAGCCTGGCAGGATGATGTGAAGGACGGCAAGGTCACCGACTTCCGCCGCGCCGTGCAGGCAAGGGACGACGAGAGCATTGTCTTCTCGTGGATCACCTGGCCCGACAAGGAAACCCGCGACGCCGCCAACGCCAGGATGATGGCGGCGGACTTCAAGGATCCCCGCATGGACCAGGAAGCCAACCCCATGCCCTTTGACGGCATGCGGATGATCTATGGCGGCTTCAGCCCGGTGGTTGAGCTGGGCGGGAAGTGATAGGGCCGGCCATAATGGCGGTTTAGGCTGGTAGGGAGTTGAGGAGATAGTTCAGGAGGTAATGTTGTGTTGTGCCGCCTGGAGGGTGGAATCAAAAGAGCTCCAGAGTTTCGTACACTGACACCGTCATTCCAGGGCAGATCAATATCGTACTGAGTCACTGCAGTTCTGTTTTCACGTTGCGTGTGGGTGGCAAGGTTAAATCCTCTAAGCACAGAGGTTACCATCACTTATCGAATGCCGGGGTTCGCCACCTGTGACGACGCTTTCCAACTACCCTCGCGAGCTTCAGCGCAGGATTCTAAGCGCTTGGCGACCCAGGAGCCCATATTGGCTATTTCGCGATTCTCGGAGCCTAAATCGTCGTGCCCAACACGAGGTTGAGGTGAGGATCAACCTTCCGAAAGAGGCATTTCCAAGCATTACGCAGATCGAAGGCTGGGAAATCGCAAACAGCAAGCCCGAAGATGGAATGCTGTTTCTTCGCCGAAAACAACCACTGACGAATTATGCGCTGCGGCGGCTTTTCCGAGACGCGATAGTGTTCGCCTATTGTCACGAAGGAGGGTTTCACTCGTGGATGCACAAGCCCGACTTGAGCGATTGGGAAAAAGCTAACCGAGAATTACCCTAAACCGGAGTTGCGGTGGCAGTGCATGAAACAGATCAGGCCCATTGGGCCATTTGGCTCCAATGGTATAGGCCGATTTCCGGCGCGGCCGACCAAAACTCTAAGTCGTTGAAAATTAACCTGTTTCACGTGAAACAAAACAGGAACATTCGCGCTAGAACCAGCCCCTGATCCCGACCACCACCCCGGTGCTCGTCACCTCATGCCCGCCCGCCCGGGCGAAGTCGGCGGTGCGGCCATAGGCGCGTTCCCAGGTCACGCCGACATAGGGCGCGAATTCCCGGCGGATTTCGTAGCGCAGGCGCAGGCCCAGTTCGGCCTTGGAGAGGCCAGAGCCGGTCTCCTGCCGGGGCATGTCCCGGGCGGCGAAGTTCAGTTCGGCCCGGGGCTGGAGGATCAGGCGCTGGGTCAGGCGCAGGTCATAGCTGCCCTCGGCCCGGGCCAGCAGGTCGCCCTTGGTGGAAAGATAGAGCCCGCCCTGGGCGTGGATCCAGTAGGGCAGGAGGGTCTCGACGCCCACCGCCGCATAGGTACGGGCCGGGCCGGGGCTGAAGTCCTGACGCAGGCCCGCCTGCAGGTTGGCGTAGGGACCGACGGCGCGGGAATAGAGGGCCTGGACCTCGGCGGCCTCGACGCCGTCCTGGACCCCGCCTTCGCCCTCGGTCTTCACCACCAGCCGGTGGATGTCGCCGCCATACCAGGCCTCGCCTTCCCAGCGATAGCCGTCCTCACCGGAGCGGGCCTGGTATTCGAAGAGGTCGGCGCCGACCCTGGACATGGGCATGCCGCCATGTTCGTAGCGCAGGACCTGCCGGGCCCGGGCCATGGCCTCGGCGCCCCAGGCCAGGTCGGCGGACCTCTGGTTGGCTGGGTCGATGGCGGGGTCGGCTGTGGGCGGCGGACCTTGCGTCTCGGTCGGGGCCGGCATGGCCATGCCCGGCATGTGGTGATGGCTGTGGTCCTGGGCCGCCGCCGGGCTGGCCAGGAGGGCGCCGATCAGGGCGCCTGGCAGGGTGAGGGACAGCCTCATGCGGCGGCCTTCCGCACGGCGAAGACCTGAAACATGCCCGAATGCATGTGATAGGCCATGTGGCAGTGGATGGCCCAGTCGCCGGTCTCGGCCGTGAAGTCAAAGCTCACCTTGCCGCCGGGCAGGACCAGGACGGTGTGCTTGCGCGGATGGCGGCCGTCGGGCCCGAAGGCCAGCTCGAAGAAGTGGCCGTGTAGGTGGATGGGGTGGGCCATCATGGTGTCGTTAATCAGGGTCACCTGCACCCGCTCCCCGGCCTGGAAGGCATAGGGCGGCGGCCCTTCGGCATAGCTCTTGCCGTCAAACCCCCACATGAACCGTTCCATATTGCCGGTCAGGTGGATGTCCAGGGTCCGGGTCGGCGGTCTCGTGTCAGGGTTGGGGTCGCGGGCGACGAGGTCGGTATAGACCAGCACCTTGTGGCCAGCGGTCTCCAGCCCCTGGCCCGGCTCGGCGCTGCGGTCCATGGGCATGGGCGACAGCATCTGGACGCCGGGGCCCATCTTCACGCCAGGCGCGTTGTCGGGATTGCGCATGGACATGTCCATGGTGTGCCCGCCACCCCCATGCATGCCGCCCATATGCATGCCGCTCATGTCCATGCCCATGTCGCGCATGGTTCCCAGGGGCCGCTCGCGCAGGGGCGGGACCTCGGCGGTCATGCCCAGACGCGGCGCCAGGGTGGCGCGGCCCCTGCCGGAACGGTCAACGGCTTCGGAGACCAGGGTATAGGCCTTGTCGTCCATGGGCTGGACGATGACGTCATAGGTCTCGGCATTGGCGATCTGGAATTCGTCCACCTCCACCGGCTCGACATTCTGGCCGTCGGCGGCGACCACAGTCAGTTTCAGTCCGGGGATGCGGACGTTGAAGATGGTCTGGGCCGCGGCGTTGATGAACCTCAGACGCACCCGCTCGCCGGGCTTGAACAGGCCGGTCCAGTTGTCCTTGGGCCCATGGCCGTTGATCAGGAAGGTGAAGACGTTTCCGGTGACGTCGGAAATGTCGGTGGGGTCCATGAGCATCTTGGCCCACTCCCGCCTCTGGGCGAAGGTCTGGTCCTTGCCGCCCAGCAGGCCACCCACGGTCTGCTTCTGGAAATTGAAGAGGCCGCTCTGCTGCTTCATCTTCTGCATCAGGACGTGGGGATGCTGGCGGCTGTAGTCTGACAGCACGACCACATGTTCGCGGTCATAGGCTATGGGGTCAGGCCCAGCCGGGTCGATGATCAGCGGGCCGTAATGGCCCATGGGCTCCTGCATGCCCGAATGGCTGTGATACCAGTAGGTCCCCGACTGGATCAGCGGGAACTCATAGGTGAAGGTCTCGCCCGGTTTGATCCCCGGGAAGGTCAGGCCAGGCACCCCGTCCATCAGGAAGGGGACCAGCAGGCCGTGCCAGTGGATGGAGGTGTCTTCGTCCAGGGTGTTGGTCACCCGGATCCGCGCCGTCTGACCCTCCTTGAAGCGGAGCAGTGGGGCCGGGACCGTGCCGTTCATGGCCACGGCATGGCCAGGCTTGCCGTCGATCTTCACCCGGACATGGCCAACGGAGATATCAATGTCAGGGCCGTTCAGGGTGGTCTGGCCCGGCCCGGCGCCCTCCGTCCCGCTGATCGCCCAGCCGGGCAGGAGGCCGTTGAGGGCGACGCCTCCGGCCAGGACTGCGGAGGCCGAAAGGAAGTTTCGCCTGTCCAGTTTCGAAATCTTGCGGGTCATTGACCGTCTGCCTGTGTCGCCGGAATAGGCGGGTCACGATCTGCGCCTGTCAGGTCGGATCGCAACGAACTCATAATGGGGACGGACATGTGGATCAGCCATCCCCGATCAAGGGCTGGTGGCATTTAAATCTGTATACGAAATCCCCGGCCCGGCGTTACGTCACAGCGATCTCGCAGGGAGAAGAATGTGTCCAGTCCAACTGACCTGCCGCAAGCTGATCCCGTGGCGACCGTGAAGGACCCGGTCTGCGGCATGAACGTCAATCCGCTGACGAGCGCCCACCGGACCACTCACGGCGGCCAGGACTTCTTCTTCTGCTGCGCCGGTTGCAAGACCAAGTTCGAGGCCGATCCCGGCAAGTACCTCAACAAGGTTGAGGCGCCGCCCCCGCCGCCCGCCCCGGCCGGAACCATCTTCACCTGCCCCATGGACCCTGAAATCCGGCAGGAGGGGCCCGGCGCCTGCCCGATCTGCGGCATGGCCCTGGAGCCGGAGCTGGTCACGGCTGAGGCCGGCCCGAACCACGAACTCATCGACATGACCCGGCGGTTCTGGATCGCCCTGGTGCTCACCGCGCCAGTCTTTGTCCTGGAAATGGGCGGTCACCTGACCGGGATCATGGCCTTCATGGGCCGGACCTCGACCCTGGTCCAGATGGCCCTGGCGACCCCGGTGGTCCTCTGGGCGGGCTGGCCCTTCTTCCAGCGGGGCTGGACGTCGATCCGGACCGGCCGGTTCAACATGTTCACCCTGATCGCCATGGGGGTCGGGGTAGCCTGGACCTACAGCATGGTCGCCGTCCTGGCGCCCGGCCTCTTCCCTGCGGCCTTCCGCAATCACGAGGGCGTGGTCCCGGTCTATTTCGAGGCTGCCGCCGTCATCGTCGTCCTGGTCCTGCTGGGCCAGATGCTGGAGCTGCGGGCCCGGGACCAGACCGGCGGCGCCATCCGCGCCCTGCTGAACCTGGCTCCCAAGACCGCCCGGCGTATCCGGGCTGACGGGTCAGATGAGGATGTCGCCCTCGACCAGATCCATGTAGGCGACCGTCTGCGCCTGCGACCGGGGGAGAAGATCCCGGTGGATGGCGAGGTGCTCGAGGGCCGGGTCTCCATCGATGAGTCCCTGGTCACCGGGGAATCCATGCCCGTGACAAGGGAGGTCGGCGGCAAGGTGATCGCCGGCTCGATCAACACGACGGGCTCCTTCATCATGCGGGCCGAGAAGGTCGGCGCCGACACCCTGCTGTCGCGGATCGTCCAGATGGTCGCCGAAGCCCAGCGCAGCCGGGCGCCGATCCAGCGCATGGCTGACCGGGTGGCGGGCTGGTTCGTGCCCTCGGTGGTGGCTGTCGCTTTGGTCGCCTTCGCGGTCTGGGCCCTGGTCGGTCCAGAGCCGCGCTTCACCTACGCCCTGGTGGCCGCCGTCTCGGTCCTGATCATCGCCTGTCCCTGCGCCCTGGGTCTGGCGACGCCCATGTCGATCATGGTCGGGGTCGGTCGCGGCGCCCAGGCCGGGGTGCTGATCAAGTCCGCCGAAGCCCTGGAGCGTCTGGAAAAGATCGACACCCTGGTCATCGACAAGACCGGCACCCTCACCGAAGGCCGCCCGTCGGTGACCGCCCTTCGCCCCATGCCGGGCTTGGACGAGGCGGAACTCCTGCGCCTGGCGGCCAGTCTTGAGCGTGGCAGCGAGCACCCCCTGGCCGAGGCCATACTGCGGGCGGCGAAGGATCGCGGCCTCACCCTGTCAGAGGCTTCAGACTTCAACTCTCCCGTCGGCAAGGGGGTGCTGGGGACAGTTGACGGCAAGGCCATGGTCCTGGGCGGCGCCCGGCTGATGGCCGAGCAGGGGATCGACCTTGGACCCCTGGAAGCCGAGGCCGAAACCCTGCGCCAGGACGGCGCCA
This window encodes:
- a CDS encoding oxidoreductase codes for the protein MTDILDLGGRVALVTGGGQGVGRQTALQLSAALNSGGVVVNDYVLERAEAVAEEIRAAGGKAVAIQADVSDLANVKDMVAQGRAALGPIGVLVNNAGNAGANPSPELAKPFWETGPDVWQSFIGVNFYGVMNCTAAVIPGMIERQAPGRIITIISDAGRWGDASMEIYAASKAGAAGFMRSVARTVGRHQITANCIAIALTATPAVRRTLEGDQERLKRQMEKYIIRRPGQPEDIANMVQFLASDASPWITGQVYPVNGGFTFAL
- a CDS encoding DUF3606 domain-containing protein → MAGLKDKRGFIDKDRLDLSERQAVEYWMKRWGVTRDQLTTAHRKVGRMVKDIAAELGKKR
- a CDS encoding RNA signal recognition particle produces the protein MAYIDGFVIAVPTANKQKFIDHAAMADPMFIEMGATQVVEAWQDDVKDGKVTDFRRAVQARDDESIVFSWITWPDKETRDAANARMMAADFKDPRMDQEANPMPFDGMRMIYGGFSPVVELGGK
- a CDS encoding copper resistance protein CopB, with translation MRLSLTLPGALIGALLASPAAAQDHSHHHMPGMAMPAPTETQGPPPTADPAIDPANQRSADLAWGAEAMARARQVLRYEHGGMPMSRVGADLFEYQARSGEDGYRWEGEAWYGGDIHRLVVKTEGEGGVQDGVEAAEVQALYSRAVGPYANLQAGLRQDFSPGPARTYAAVGVETLLPYWIHAQGGLYLSTKGDLLARAEGSYDLRLTQRLILQPRAELNFAARDMPRQETGSGLSKAELGLRLRYEIRREFAPYVGVTWERAYGRTADFARAGGHEVTSTGVVVGIRGWF
- a CDS encoding copper-binding protein, which translates into the protein MTRKISKLDRRNFLSASAVLAGGVALNGLLPGWAISGTEGAGPGQTTLNGPDIDISVGHVRVKIDGKPGHAVAMNGTVPAPLLRFKEGQTARIRVTNTLDEDTSIHWHGLLVPFLMDGVPGLTFPGIKPGETFTYEFPLIQSGTYWYHSHSGMQEPMGHYGPLIIDPAGPDPIAYDREHVVVLSDYSRQHPHVLMQKMKQQSGLFNFQKQTVGGLLGGKDQTFAQRREWAKMLMDPTDISDVTGNVFTFLINGHGPKDNWTGLFKPGERVRLRFINAAAQTIFNVRIPGLKLTVVAADGQNVEPVEVDEFQIANAETYDVIVQPMDDKAYTLVSEAVDRSGRGRATLAPRLGMTAEVPPLRERPLGTMRDMGMDMSGMHMGGMHGGGGHTMDMSMRNPDNAPGVKMGPGVQMLSPMPMDRSAEPGQGLETAGHKVLVYTDLVARDPNPDTRPPTRTLDIHLTGNMERFMWGFDGKSYAEGPPPYAFQAGERVQVTLINDTMMAHPIHLHGHFFELAFGPDGRHPRKHTVLVLPGGKVSFDFTAETGDWAIHCHMAYHMHSGMFQVFAVRKAAA
- a CDS encoding copper-translocating P-type ATPase; the protein is MNVNPLTSAHRTTHGGQDFFFCCAGCKTKFEADPGKYLNKVEAPPPPPAPAGTIFTCPMDPEIRQEGPGACPICGMALEPELVTAEAGPNHELIDMTRRFWIALVLTAPVFVLEMGGHLTGIMAFMGRTSTLVQMALATPVVLWAGWPFFQRGWTSIRTGRFNMFTLIAMGVGVAWTYSMVAVLAPGLFPAAFRNHEGVVPVYFEAAAVIVVLVLLGQMLELRARDQTGGAIRALLNLAPKTARRIRADGSDEDVALDQIHVGDRLRLRPGEKIPVDGEVLEGRVSIDESLVTGESMPVTREVGGKVIAGSINTTGSFIMRAEKVGADTLLSRIVQMVAEAQRSRAPIQRMADRVAGWFVPSVVAVALVAFAVWALVGPEPRFTYALVAAVSVLIIACPCALGLATPMSIMVGVGRGAQAGVLIKSAEALERLEKIDTLVIDKTGTLTEGRPSVTALRPMPGLDEAELLRLAASLERGSEHPLAEAILRAAKDRGLTLSEASDFNSPVGKGVLGTVDGKAMVLGGARLMAEQGIDLGPLEAEAETLRQDGATVIFATVDKALAGLIGIADPIKATSTAAVKALKADGIRLVMMTGDNRTTALAVARRLGIDDVEAEVLPEDKARVVQKLRAEGRAVAMAGDGVNDAPALAAAEVGIAMGAGSDVAIESAGVTLLKGDLQGIAKARRLSRAVMANIRQNLVFAFVYNLAGVPIAAGVLYPAFHLLLSPQIGAAAMALSSVSVISNALRLRSAVL